One genomic segment of Candidatus Paceibacterota bacterium includes these proteins:
- a CDS encoding UvrD-helicase domain-containing protein gives MFDLNTLNPQQRLAVETIHGPVLILAGAGTGKTRVITCRVAHLIDRGIAPAHILGVTFTNKAAREMLERVGKLIRGKAQHRRAAAQSPPPDAQPTLCTFHSLCVRILRQHIERLGYKRNFVIYDESEQLGAIKKILAQISAKGEKADPAAILSLLSRFRNGGQRAAAFGDPSVRAMAEHIRSRYESALRACNAVDFDDLILLTLRLFREHPDALESCRTRYRYVMVDEYQDTNAAQFKLVHALTCEHRNLCVVGDDDQSIYGWRGAEISNLLDMEQHYPETRVIKLEQNYRSTNTILHAANAIIRHNVRRRGKTLWSQKGDGPKITLHAFATDEEEARAIAELIEYARLTQRVPWSEQAILFRINAQSRPLETALRQAGVRYHLIGGQSFFDRREVRDFLAYLKTLLNPNDDVSLLRIANVPARGLSDVTMERLLAASHERKCPVFAAMKNPAVTTTFQSRTRENLEAFVKLIEHTGGRLHTESLSRDPRALQTWASHFLDQIGYFAELRRSERNPETAENRLRNLKDLIATLDGPDGASHPPFDRLEAFLQQISLDTEREEEQEDSPGDAVTLITMHSCKGLEFPHVHIVGMEDGLLPHSRSKAENTLDEERRLFYVAVTRAMHTLAISHCAGRKKYGAIVPCHPSPFLKDLPPELVEHADEKARQPVTLQSGKAKFALLRAALG, from the coding sequence ATGTTCGATCTCAATACGCTCAACCCCCAGCAGCGCCTGGCGGTTGAGACCATCCACGGACCGGTCCTGATCCTGGCCGGCGCCGGCACCGGCAAGACGCGCGTCATCACCTGTCGCGTCGCCCACCTCATTGACCGCGGCATTGCGCCCGCCCACATTCTTGGCGTCACCTTTACCAACAAAGCCGCCCGCGAGATGCTGGAGCGCGTCGGAAAACTCATCCGCGGCAAAGCCCAACACCGCCGCGCCGCCGCCCAGTCACCACCCCCCGACGCTCAACCCACCCTCTGCACCTTTCATTCCCTCTGCGTGCGCATCCTCCGCCAGCACATTGAGCGCCTGGGTTACAAGCGCAACTTTGTCATTTACGACGAATCCGAGCAGCTCGGCGCCATCAAGAAAATCCTGGCCCAAATCTCCGCCAAGGGAGAAAAGGCCGACCCCGCCGCTATCCTCAGCCTCCTTAGCCGCTTCCGCAACGGCGGGCAGCGTGCCGCGGCCTTTGGCGATCCGAGCGTCCGCGCCATGGCCGAGCACATCCGCTCCCGTTACGAGTCCGCCCTGCGCGCCTGCAATGCCGTGGACTTCGACGACCTCATCCTCCTCACCCTCCGCCTCTTCCGCGAGCACCCCGACGCGCTCGAATCCTGCCGCACCCGCTACCGCTACGTCATGGTGGATGAATACCAGGACACCAACGCCGCCCAGTTCAAGCTCGTCCACGCCCTCACCTGCGAGCACCGCAACCTCTGTGTCGTCGGTGACGACGACCAGAGCATTTACGGCTGGCGCGGCGCGGAAATCTCCAACCTCCTTGACATGGAACAACATTACCCCGAGACCCGCGTCATCAAGCTCGAACAAAACTACCGCTCCACCAACACCATCCTCCACGCCGCCAACGCCATCATCCGGCACAACGTCCGCCGGCGCGGCAAGACCCTCTGGTCCCAAAAGGGGGACGGCCCGAAAATCACCCTCCACGCCTTTGCCACCGACGAAGAGGAAGCCCGCGCCATTGCCGAACTGATCGAATACGCCCGCCTCACCCAACGCGTGCCCTGGTCGGAGCAGGCCATTCTCTTCCGCATCAACGCCCAATCCCGGCCACTCGAAACCGCCCTCCGGCAGGCCGGCGTCCGCTATCACCTCATCGGCGGCCAGAGCTTCTTCGACCGGCGCGAAGTTCGTGACTTCCTCGCCTACCTCAAGACCCTCCTGAACCCCAATGACGACGTGAGCCTGCTGCGCATCGCCAATGTTCCGGCCCGGGGCCTGAGCGATGTCACCATGGAGCGCCTCCTGGCCGCCAGCCACGAGCGCAAATGCCCCGTCTTTGCCGCCATGAAGAACCCCGCGGTCACCACCACCTTTCAGTCTCGCACCCGCGAGAACCTCGAAGCCTTCGTCAAACTCATCGAGCACACAGGCGGACGCCTCCACACCGAGAGCCTCTCCCGCGACCCGCGCGCGCTACAAACCTGGGCCTCGCACTTCCTCGACCAGATCGGTTACTTTGCCGAACTGCGCCGCTCCGAGCGCAACCCCGAGACCGCCGAAAACCGCCTGCGCAACCTCAAAGACCTCATCGCCACCCTCGACGGTCCCGACGGCGCTTCCCACCCTCCCTTCGACCGCCTGGAAGCCTTCCTCCAACAAATCAGCCTTGATACCGAGCGCGAGGAGGAACAGGAAGACTCGCCGGGCGACGCCGTCACGCTCATCACCATGCATAGCTGCAAAGGGCTGGAGTTCCCCCACGTCCACATTGTCGGCATGGAAGACGGCCTGTTGCCCCACTCGCGCTCCAAAGCCGAGAACACCCTCGACGAAGAGCGGCGCCTCTTCTACGTCGCCGTCACCCGGGCCATGCACACCCTGGCCATCAGCCATTGCGCTGGACGCAAGAAATACGGCGCCATTGTCCCCTGCCATCCCTCCCCCTTTCTCAAAGACCTGCCCCCCGAACTCGTCGAGCACGCCGACGAAAAAGCCAGGCAGCCCGTCACCCTCCAATCCGGCAAAGCCAAGTTCGCCCTCCTCCGCGCCGCCCTGGGCTAA
- a CDS encoding AAA family ATPase, with translation MNRPMFSGPSSQDEFQRQMSEFIRQHFQAAGGQPAAEPADAGVAESPGRQGKADLLDFNYKPREVKDYLDRFVIKQDEAKKVLSVALCDHYHHVRLALEGKESPNYAKQNIILVGPTGVGKTFLIRCAADLIGVPFAKADATKFSETGYVGGDVEDMVRDLLRLAGGDVTRAQYGIIYIDEIDKIAAAGNAVGRDVSGRGVQTNLLKLMEETEVPARSPNDIAGQIQAMMDFTQRGRKAPSTINTKHILFIVSGAFGGLEQIIRKRLREAIIGFAAKERPLQTPEDVLGHGQTRDFIEFGFEPEFIGRLPVRVVCHSLKVDDLFLILKSSEGSIIRQYEQDFAAYGIEVLFDDQGLRRIAERAADEQTGARGLMTVCERVFRDIKFELPSTKVRRFVVTRELVDDPVAELQKILADPAQEERIVTRQLVDEFARRFQAAHGMTLRFTEAAADLLVKEALDKGQPIRDLCATRFKDFQFGLKLIAQNSGQNEFVVDTDAVQAPDKVLSDWVVASYRK, from the coding sequence ATGAATAGACCAATGTTTAGCGGGCCGTCGTCGCAGGATGAGTTCCAACGGCAGATGTCGGAATTCATTCGGCAGCATTTCCAGGCCGCAGGCGGGCAACCAGCAGCGGAGCCCGCAGATGCCGGCGTGGCGGAAAGCCCCGGGCGGCAAGGGAAAGCCGACCTGTTGGATTTCAACTACAAGCCGCGCGAGGTGAAGGATTACCTCGACCGGTTCGTCATCAAACAGGACGAAGCCAAGAAGGTGCTGAGCGTCGCCCTTTGCGACCACTACCACCATGTCCGGCTGGCGCTGGAGGGGAAGGAGTCGCCGAATTACGCCAAGCAGAACATCATCCTCGTCGGACCCACGGGCGTGGGCAAGACGTTCCTGATCCGCTGCGCGGCGGACCTGATCGGGGTGCCGTTTGCCAAGGCCGACGCGACGAAGTTTTCCGAGACCGGCTACGTGGGCGGCGACGTCGAGGACATGGTGCGCGATTTGTTGCGCCTGGCCGGCGGCGACGTAACTCGCGCGCAGTACGGCATCATCTACATTGACGAGATTGACAAAATCGCCGCCGCCGGCAACGCGGTGGGCCGCGATGTCAGCGGGCGCGGGGTGCAGACCAACCTGCTTAAGCTGATGGAGGAAACCGAGGTGCCGGCGCGCTCGCCCAACGACATCGCCGGACAAATCCAGGCGATGATGGATTTCACCCAGCGCGGCCGCAAAGCGCCCAGCACCATCAACACCAAGCACATCCTCTTTATCGTCAGCGGCGCGTTTGGGGGGTTGGAGCAGATCATCCGCAAGCGGCTGCGCGAAGCCATTATCGGCTTTGCCGCCAAGGAGCGTCCACTCCAAACGCCGGAGGACGTGCTGGGCCACGGCCAAACGCGGGACTTCATCGAGTTTGGCTTTGAGCCGGAGTTCATCGGGCGGCTGCCGGTGCGCGTGGTGTGCCACTCGCTGAAGGTGGACGACTTATTCCTGATCCTGAAGAGCTCCGAGGGCAGCATCATCCGGCAATACGAGCAGGACTTCGCGGCCTACGGCATCGAGGTGCTGTTTGACGACCAGGGGCTGCGGCGGATCGCCGAGCGCGCGGCGGACGAGCAGACCGGCGCGCGCGGCTTGATGACGGTGTGCGAACGGGTCTTCCGCGACATCAAGTTCGAATTGCCGTCCACCAAGGTGCGCCGCTTCGTGGTCACACGCGAGTTGGTAGATGATCCGGTAGCCGAGCTGCAAAAGATATTGGCGGACCCGGCGCAGGAGGAACGGATTGTCACGCGGCAACTCGTGGACGAATTTGCGCGGCGCTTCCAGGCGGCGCACGGCATGACCCTCCGATTCACCGAAGCCGCCGCCGACCTCCTGGTCAAGGAGGCGCTGGATAAGGGACAGCCGATCCGCGACCTGTGCGCAACACGGTTCAAGGACTTTCAGTTTGGCTTAAAGCTCATCGCCCAGAACTCAGGCCAGAATGAGTTCGTCGTTGATACGGATGCCGTGCAGGCGCCGGACAAGGTGCTGAGCGATTGGGTCGTGGCCAGCTATCGGAAGTAG
- a CDS encoding ABC transporter substrate-binding protein, translating into MSQTTLTLGHSPDPDDAFMFYGLARELIPTHGFRFQHVLQDIQTLNERATRGELDISAVSIHAYAYVGDQYALLPSGASMGDGYGPMLVAKQKLTRTEVARRKIAVPGTMTSAFLALQLWLGRPAREFDYVVVPFDQIFASVRSGGAEVGLIIHEGQLTYQNEGLQVCEDLGVWWGSENDGLPLPLGGNVIHKRFPPATRRVVSDVLTGSIQYSLDHRPEAVRHALQYARDMDQRLADKFVGMYVNHWTLDYGEKGREAIRRFLGQAAGRGLIAREPELEFVA; encoded by the coding sequence ATGTCGCAGACCACTTTAACCCTCGGCCACTCGCCCGATCCGGACGACGCGTTCATGTTCTACGGGCTGGCGCGCGAGCTAATCCCGACGCATGGGTTTCGTTTCCAGCACGTATTGCAGGACATCCAAACGCTCAATGAGCGGGCCACGCGAGGGGAGCTGGACATCTCGGCGGTGAGCATTCACGCCTATGCTTACGTGGGCGACCAGTACGCGTTGTTGCCGAGCGGCGCAAGCATGGGCGACGGTTATGGGCCGATGCTGGTGGCGAAGCAGAAGCTCACCCGGACGGAGGTCGCCCGCAGGAAGATCGCCGTCCCGGGCACGATGACCAGCGCGTTTCTGGCGCTGCAATTGTGGCTGGGCAGGCCGGCAAGGGAGTTCGATTATGTAGTTGTCCCGTTCGACCAGATCTTTGCTTCCGTTCGTTCAGGCGGGGCGGAGGTCGGGCTGATTATACACGAGGGACAGCTTACGTATCAGAATGAGGGCTTGCAGGTCTGCGAGGACCTGGGGGTGTGGTGGGGGAGCGAGAACGACGGTTTGCCGCTGCCGCTAGGAGGGAACGTCATTCACAAGCGCTTTCCGCCGGCGACGCGGCGCGTGGTGTCCGATGTGTTGACGGGGAGCATCCAGTACAGCCTGGACCATCGGCCCGAGGCGGTGCGGCATGCGCTCCAGTACGCGCGGGATATGGATCAGCGGCTGGCGGACAAGTTTGTCGGGATGTATGTAAACCACTGGACGCTGGATTACGGCGAGAAGGGGAGGGAGGCAATCCGGCGGTTCCTGGGCCAGGCGGCTGGCCGTGGGCTGATCGCCCGTGAGCCGGAGCTGGAGTTTGTGGCCTGA
- a CDS encoding DUF4202 domain-containing protein, protein MAETFQPRDSQRFDAALCRFDEENSRDPHLDQVAGIARPRELLYAQWLTEWVLKLCPDASEELRLAARCQHLRRWMVPRDSYPMTRAGYLKWREDLKHFHAQKAGEILREVGYSEEVVARVQSLNLKRNFPHDAEGRVLEDALCLVFLEHQFADLAGNHDAAKVINALRKTWKKMTPAAQARAMELSLDPRQRVLLERVVQPATGDS, encoded by the coding sequence ATGGCCGAGACCTTTCAGCCCCGCGACTCGCAGCGCTTCGATGCCGCCCTGTGCCGGTTCGATGAGGAGAATTCGCGCGACCCGCATCTCGACCAGGTCGCAGGTATCGCGCGTCCCCGCGAGCTGCTTTACGCACAATGGCTCACCGAGTGGGTGCTGAAGCTCTGCCCGGACGCTTCCGAAGAGCTTCGACTCGCCGCCCGCTGCCAGCATCTCCGCCGCTGGATGGTGCCGCGCGATTCCTATCCCATGACCCGCGCAGGCTACCTGAAATGGCGCGAGGATCTCAAACACTTCCATGCGCAGAAGGCCGGTGAGATCCTGCGCGAGGTAGGCTACTCGGAAGAGGTCGTTGCCCGCGTCCAGAGCCTGAACCTCAAGCGGAATTTCCCCCACGATGCGGAGGGCCGGGTCCTGGAAGACGCCCTCTGCCTGGTCTTCCTCGAACACCAGTTCGCCGATCTCGCTGGCAATCACGACGCCGCCAAAGTGATCAACGCGTTGCGGAAGACGTGGAAGAAGATGACGCCAGCGGCCCAAGCACGGGCAATGGAGCTTTCCCTCGATCCGCGCCAAAGGGTGCTGCTCGAGAGGGTCGTGCAGCCCGCCACCGGAGATTCTTAG
- a CDS encoding RNA-binding protein, with amino-acid sequence MSAKLFVGNLSFNITENDLQDAFAVHGTVVEANLMMDRATGRPRGFAFVTMSTPEEAQKAIDALNGKELGGRALTVNIARPREERPQGGGGYRGHGGRGGGRDRY; translated from the coding sequence ATGAGCGCAAAATTGTTTGTTGGAAATCTTTCCTTCAACATCACTGAAAACGACCTGCAGGATGCCTTCGCGGTCCACGGCACGGTCGTCGAAGCCAACCTGATGATGGACCGGGCAACCGGCCGTCCCCGCGGGTTTGCCTTCGTCACCATGAGCACGCCCGAGGAAGCCCAAAAGGCCATTGACGCCCTCAACGGCAAGGAACTGGGTGGACGCGCCCTCACGGTTAACATCGCCCGGCCGCGCGAAGAACGCCCGCAGGGCGGCGGCGGCTATCGGGGCCATGGTGGCCGCGGTGGCGGACGCGATCGTTACTAA
- a CDS encoding HD domain-containing protein has product MSQPGYREAIVDYIRSQAKPPDKFSHQPRLYQLARRLADGQAYDDDVLYAAAWMHDLGVFVGHRPEDLAALAVWDHVVYATSQVPRVLRQVGFPEAKISATIEVIRTHLPSRRPTSFEGTLLRDADILEQLGAIAVLRTVSKVGRDTRFVRYADAIRVLRQNVEHLPAQLELPAARRLAESRVRSLKAFLDAAEAEADGIEL; this is encoded by the coding sequence ATGAGTCAGCCCGGATACCGAGAGGCTATTGTTGATTACATCCGCTCCCAGGCCAAGCCGCCTGACAAGTTTAGCCACCAGCCCCGGCTGTATCAGCTCGCGAGGCGACTGGCGGATGGCCAGGCTTATGACGATGACGTGCTCTATGCCGCAGCCTGGATGCACGACCTCGGAGTCTTCGTCGGCCACCGGCCGGAGGACCTGGCGGCGCTGGCGGTCTGGGACCACGTGGTCTATGCGACCAGCCAGGTGCCGCGCGTCCTGCGGCAAGTGGGATTTCCCGAGGCCAAGATTTCGGCCACCATTGAGGTCATTCGGACCCACCTGCCGTCGAGGAGGCCGACCTCTTTTGAGGGCACGCTGCTGCGGGATGCGGACATCCTCGAGCAGCTCGGGGCTATCGCCGTCCTCCGCACCGTGAGCAAAGTAGGCCGCGACACGCGCTTTGTGCGGTATGCCGACGCGATCCGGGTCCTGAGGCAGAACGTGGAGCACCTGCCCGCGCAACTGGAGCTGCCCGCCGCGCGTCGCCTCGCCGAAAGCCGCGTCCGGAGCCTCAAGGCATTCCTGGATGCTGCCGAGGCCGAGGCCGACGGGATCGAACTGTAG
- the thiM gene encoding hydroxyethylthiazole kinase, with the protein MKSEPWDLLERVRHQKPVVHHLTNWVTIYDCAQVLKTLGASPVMAHAPEEAGEMAQIASALVLNIGTLTVELVEAMKLAARSANQKGIPVVLDACGAGATALRDRKCVELLDEVRVGVIKGNASEVARVSGQTARTRGVDATEVSGDLARLAADLAAQRKAAVVITGEVDIVTDCRSTYLVKNGHPLMTRVVGTGCMAASLIGAFAAVELDLGLAAACALACYGIAAEVAADKSSGPASFKEQLFDCLYNLDRDTLNRRQRVDVLRSQPAGA; encoded by the coding sequence ATGAAATCAGAGCCCTGGGACTTATTGGAGAGAGTTCGGCATCAAAAGCCTGTGGTGCACCATCTGACCAATTGGGTGACGATTTACGACTGCGCGCAGGTGCTGAAAACCCTGGGTGCCTCGCCGGTGATGGCCCACGCGCCGGAGGAGGCCGGCGAAATGGCGCAAATCGCCTCCGCTCTGGTTTTGAATATCGGGACCCTGACCGTTGAACTGGTCGAAGCAATGAAGCTTGCCGCCCGGAGCGCAAACCAGAAGGGCATCCCGGTAGTGCTGGATGCCTGTGGCGCAGGCGCCACCGCTCTACGCGACCGGAAATGTGTGGAGTTGCTCGACGAGGTCAGGGTGGGCGTAATCAAGGGCAATGCCTCTGAGGTGGCCAGGGTCAGCGGGCAGACTGCCAGGACCCGGGGTGTTGATGCGACCGAGGTCAGCGGCGACCTGGCTCGGCTGGCTGCAGATCTGGCGGCCCAACGCAAGGCCGCGGTGGTGATTACCGGCGAGGTGGATATCGTCACAGACTGCCGAAGCACGTATCTCGTGAAGAACGGTCACCCCCTGATGACGCGCGTGGTCGGGACAGGGTGCATGGCGGCCTCGCTGATCGGGGCTTTCGCGGCAGTTGAACTGGACCTGGGCCTGGCGGCTGCGTGTGCCCTGGCTTGTTACGGCATCGCGGCAGAGGTCGCGGCCGATAAGTCGTCCGGCCCCGCCTCGTTCAAGGAGCAGCTTTTTGACTGCCTCTACAATCTGGACAGGGATACGCTGAACCGGAGGCAGCGCGTAGACGTTCTACGGTCGCAGCCCGCGGGCGCCTGA
- the infA gene encoding translation initiation factor IF-1, with translation MKEEHIEVEGRIQTVLPGTMFRVQLDNNHLVLATICGKMRKRWVRLTAGDRVKMEMSPYDLDKARIVWRLK, from the coding sequence ATGAAAGAAGAACATATTGAAGTAGAAGGCCGCATCCAGACCGTGCTCCCGGGCACAATGTTCCGGGTGCAACTCGACAACAACCACCTCGTCCTCGCCACCATCTGCGGCAAAATGCGCAAACGCTGGGTCCGCCTCACCGCCGGTGACCGCGTTAAGATGGAAATGTCACCTTACGATCTGGACAAAGCCCGCATCGTCTGGCGGTTGAAATAA
- a CDS encoding DCC1-like thiol-disulfide oxidoreductase family protein has product MRSSLAVAAPPARALLIYDGDCSICSLCVRRWQKTTGAHLDYLPFQDPGVARRFPEVPRGQFQTAVQLIEPDGRVYGGAVAVLRALAQGPRRARLLNWYERWPLFARAAEWTYRLVARHRRFFAALTRLAWGAAHRSFDKPGRRASV; this is encoded by the coding sequence GTGCGATCCTCTCTGGCAGTGGCCGCGCCCCCGGCCCGGGCGCTGCTGATCTACGACGGCGACTGCAGTATCTGCTCGCTGTGCGTCCGCCGGTGGCAAAAGACCACCGGCGCGCACCTCGATTACCTCCCGTTCCAGGACCCGGGCGTGGCGCGCCGATTCCCCGAAGTGCCCCGCGGCCAGTTCCAGACTGCGGTGCAACTGATCGAGCCGGACGGCCGCGTTTATGGCGGCGCGGTGGCGGTCTTGCGCGCGCTCGCCCAGGGCCCCCGCCGGGCGCGGCTGCTCAATTGGTATGAACGCTGGCCGCTCTTCGCCCGCGCCGCCGAGTGGACCTACCGCCTGGTGGCCCGGCACCGCCGATTCTTCGCAGCCCTGACACGCCTTGCCTGGGGCGCGGCACACCGTTCCTTTGACAAACCCGGCCGGCGGGCTAGTGTTTGA
- a CDS encoding J domain-containing protein: MPVQYRDYYEILKVPRSASEADIKKAFRKLAREYHPDVAKNKKQAEEKFKEINEAYEVLGDPAKRKRYDELGPNWQAGAEFRPPPGWQSFGRGRPAQGGGPGSEAFEFQFGGTGFSDFFEQLFSSAAGRGAAGFGRRGPFAEEEMRGQDIEGDILVSLEEATRGSVRSVSVRHALPCGQCGGSGHRNRRVCQACGGAGQVARTETWQVKVPAGVTEGQRLRLAGRGEAGAGGGAAGDLYLRVRLARHPDFEVENHNLIYEAQIAPWEAVLGANISVPTLGGRVAIKIPPGTQNGQKLRVRGRGLPQRGGGSGDLIVETRIEVPRRVTESERKLWEHLARESRFNPRE; encoded by the coding sequence ATGCCAGTGCAGTACAGAGACTACTATGAAATCCTAAAGGTGCCCCGCAGCGCCAGCGAGGCCGACATAAAAAAGGCCTTCCGCAAGCTCGCGCGGGAGTACCACCCGGATGTCGCCAAGAACAAGAAGCAGGCGGAGGAGAAGTTCAAAGAGATCAACGAGGCCTACGAGGTCCTGGGCGACCCGGCCAAACGCAAGCGCTATGACGAACTGGGACCCAACTGGCAGGCCGGCGCCGAGTTCCGTCCGCCGCCGGGCTGGCAATCCTTCGGCCGGGGCAGGCCGGCGCAGGGCGGCGGACCTGGCAGCGAGGCCTTTGAGTTTCAGTTCGGCGGCACTGGCTTCAGCGACTTCTTCGAGCAGTTGTTCAGCTCCGCGGCAGGCCGGGGCGCAGCCGGCTTTGGGCGGCGCGGCCCGTTCGCCGAGGAGGAAATGCGCGGCCAGGACATCGAGGGCGACATCCTCGTATCGCTGGAGGAAGCCACGCGCGGCTCCGTCCGGTCCGTGTCGGTGCGCCACGCGCTCCCGTGTGGGCAGTGTGGCGGCAGCGGTCATCGCAACCGCCGCGTGTGCCAGGCCTGCGGCGGGGCAGGCCAGGTCGCCCGGACGGAGACCTGGCAGGTGAAAGTCCCGGCGGGCGTGACTGAAGGCCAGCGGCTGCGGCTGGCCGGGCGCGGCGAGGCGGGTGCGGGGGGCGGCGCGGCCGGCGACCTCTACCTGCGTGTGCGCCTGGCGCGGCACCCCGACTTCGAGGTGGAGAATCACAACCTCATCTACGAAGCCCAAATCGCCCCGTGGGAGGCGGTGTTGGGGGCCAACATCTCCGTGCCGACCCTGGGCGGCCGCGTGGCGATCAAGATTCCGCCGGGGACGCAAAACGGCCAAAAGCTGCGGGTGCGCGGTCGCGGCCTGCCGCAGCGCGGCGGCGGGAGCGGTGACTTGATCGTGGAGACCCGGATCGAGGTGCCCCGGCGGGTCACAGAGTCCGAGCGCAAGCTCTGGGAGCATCTCGCGCGCGAGTCCCGATTTAACCCTCGCGAGTAA
- a CDS encoding HPF/RaiA family ribosome-associated protein → MTLKWNVVAKHMRPHAQLQSKLEQKIAKLEAHLTHFPADAVHLQVVLERHAKRDWFEVALTLRVPSNVLQSNKSGADPVTVLDLAVKALLRELAGLKSELRREPDWRRVARRKL, encoded by the coding sequence ATGACACTGAAATGGAACGTGGTCGCCAAACACATGCGCCCCCACGCGCAACTGCAGTCCAAGCTCGAGCAGAAGATCGCCAAGCTGGAGGCTCATTTGACGCACTTCCCAGCCGACGCGGTCCATTTGCAGGTCGTGCTGGAGCGGCACGCCAAGCGCGACTGGTTCGAGGTCGCCCTGACGCTGCGGGTGCCCTCCAACGTGCTGCAGAGCAACAAGTCCGGCGCCGACCCGGTGACGGTGCTTGACCTCGCGGTCAAGGCGCTGCTGCGCGAGCTGGCGGGGCTGAAGTCCGAGTTGCGCCGCGAGCCGGACTGGCGGCGGGTGGCGCGGCGCAAACTCTGA